From a region of the Tenggerimyces flavus genome:
- a CDS encoding carbohydrate ABC transporter permease: MSTPTDRRKVTPTRVLAWAFVVVALVVSLFPLYWMLRTAITPGRELAGDNAGLLPNHPTLFNFERVLGLVTREEARAAGGSGAHLDFFLYLRNSVVYTGLITFLQTLFCAMAGYAFARLRFRGRDLLFGLFVGALMVPPIFTLLPNFALVKELDWINTYQGLIAPSVLMTPFAVFFLRQFFLGIPRDVEEAALIDGAGKWVIFWRIVLPITKGPLLTVALTTAVWTWNDYLWPQLVAPGEETRVLTAALGIFLKQSPNTAPDWTGLMAGSALSVIPVLLLVIFFGRRLVDSIQFSGLKG, from the coding sequence ATGAGTACGCCAACGGATCGTCGCAAGGTCACGCCGACGCGCGTCCTCGCGTGGGCCTTCGTGGTCGTCGCGCTCGTGGTCTCGCTGTTCCCGCTGTACTGGATGTTGCGGACCGCGATCACCCCGGGCCGGGAGCTGGCCGGCGACAACGCCGGCCTGCTCCCGAACCATCCGACCCTGTTCAACTTCGAGCGGGTGCTCGGACTGGTGACGCGCGAGGAGGCCCGGGCCGCGGGTGGCTCGGGCGCCCATCTGGACTTCTTTCTGTACCTGCGGAACTCGGTCGTCTACACCGGCTTGATCACGTTCCTGCAGACACTGTTCTGCGCGATGGCCGGGTACGCGTTCGCGCGGCTCCGCTTCCGTGGGCGCGACCTGCTGTTCGGCTTGTTCGTCGGCGCGTTGATGGTCCCGCCGATCTTCACCCTGCTGCCGAACTTCGCGCTGGTGAAGGAGCTCGACTGGATCAACACCTACCAGGGCTTGATCGCGCCGAGCGTGCTGATGACGCCGTTCGCGGTGTTCTTCCTGCGCCAGTTCTTCCTCGGGATTCCGCGCGATGTCGAGGAGGCCGCGTTGATCGACGGTGCGGGCAAGTGGGTGATCTTCTGGCGGATCGTGCTGCCGATCACCAAGGGGCCGTTGCTGACGGTCGCCCTGACGACCGCGGTGTGGACGTGGAACGACTACCTGTGGCCGCAGCTCGTCGCGCCGGGCGAGGAGACCCGCGTGCTCACCGCCGCTCTCGGCATCTTCCTCAAGCAGTCGCCCAACACCGCGCCGGACTGGACCGGCCTGATGGCGGGGTCTGCGCTGTCGGTGATTCCCGTTCTGCTGTTGGTGATCTTCTTCGGTCGCCGCCTCGTCGACTCCATCCAGTTCTCCGGCCTGAAGGGTTAG
- a CDS encoding carbohydrate ABC transporter permease: MTATASSLEQTTTRRPQTPRRRRRGDGRIAIAFLAPVIVGFAVFYLYPAIRGTWFSLTDWNLLSEPKFVGLKNYATLIHDPLFWNSLKVTGYYVVLSVAFQLLVGIVLATLLHRVTRSLVIRSLLLVPWLVPNVTAGLLWMWLLDANLGFFNHLLVSLGADNQGFLTSPALAMPSVVLISSWSGVGYTALLFYAGMLMIPSQLYEAAAIDGASELRTFFRITLPLLRPILAFVLVVSLIGAVQLFDTIAVTTKGGPVNATRVIYFYIYEQAFTHFKMGYASALALSLVLVLGVLTFLQMRLLRASTSDLA, encoded by the coding sequence ATGACGGCGACGGCGTCGTCGCTGGAACAGACGACGACCCGGCGACCGCAGACGCCACGGCGGCGTCGGCGCGGCGACGGCCGCATCGCGATCGCGTTCCTGGCGCCGGTGATCGTGGGCTTCGCGGTGTTCTACCTGTATCCCGCGATCCGCGGCACCTGGTTCTCCCTCACCGACTGGAACCTGCTGTCCGAGCCGAAGTTCGTGGGCCTGAAGAACTACGCCACGCTCATCCACGACCCGCTGTTCTGGAACTCGCTGAAGGTCACCGGCTACTACGTCGTGCTCTCGGTCGCGTTCCAGCTGCTCGTCGGGATCGTGCTGGCGACATTGCTGCACCGGGTGACCCGGTCGCTGGTGATCCGTTCGCTCCTGCTGGTCCCGTGGCTGGTGCCGAACGTCACCGCCGGCCTGCTCTGGATGTGGCTGCTCGACGCCAACCTCGGCTTCTTCAACCACCTGCTCGTCAGCCTCGGCGCCGACAACCAGGGCTTCCTCACCTCGCCCGCGCTCGCGATGCCGAGCGTGGTGCTGATCAGCTCGTGGAGCGGCGTCGGCTACACCGCACTGCTGTTCTACGCGGGCATGCTGATGATCCCGTCGCAGCTGTACGAGGCGGCGGCGATCGACGGCGCGAGCGAGCTGCGGACGTTCTTCCGCATCACGCTGCCGCTGCTCCGCCCGATCCTCGCGTTCGTGCTCGTCGTATCGCTGATCGGCGCGGTGCAGCTGTTCGACACGATCGCGGTCACCACCAAGGGCGGACCGGTGAACGCGACGCGCGTCATCTACTTCTACATCTACGAACAGGCCTTCACGCACTTCAAGATGGGGTACGCGTCGGCGCTCGCGCTGAGTCTCGTGCTCGTGCTCGGCGTCCTCACGTTCCTCCAGATGCGCCTGCTGCGCGCCTCCACCTCGGACCTCGCATGA